The window GCCGGTCCCGTCATCATCGGTAATCAATGGAATATCGGCGCCTTTGACCTCCTGATACCGTGGAGCCGTCATCTTCAGCGAGGACGGGAGGTTGCCCCACAATTGGAAACCATGCATCCGGCCCTCCGGATCGCCCTTTGGCATCTCCTGATGAATAATGCCGCTTCCTGCAGTCATCCACTGTACGTCGCCGGAGCCGATCGCACCGCGATTCCCCAGGCTGTCTCCATGCTCAACGGTTCCCGCGAGGACGTATGTGATGGTTTCGATACCGCGGTGCGGATGCCACGGAAACCCCGCCATATAGTCTTCTGGAATATCGTTGCGAAAATCGTCCAGCAGAAGAAATGGATCGAAATCCGAAGTATTGCCGAAGCCAAACGCGCGGCGCAGATGAACCCCAGCGCCTTCCAGAGTAGGTTTGGCCCGGACAAGCCGCTTCACGGGTCGAATCGACATACCGTGAGTCTACCGGAAACCCGAACCGCGCGCTCCGGCCGCTAAAGTCTGCTGCCTGCCGTTGCCGTGCGGCCGTGTTTTAGATCGCTGATGGTCCTATGGGCCTCCTCCACGCCTGATGCCTGCCGCTGGACAACGGCTGCGACATCCGCCGGTAGCCCTTTGCCACGCGCTTCCCGGTAGCTTTTCACCGCGGCGTCTTCACCCGCTTCGCACTCGTCGATAAGTGCCTTGTCTTCATTTTTCGTCAGCGCTTCTTTCAGGTTGAGCCAGCCGCGATGCAGAGTTCCCGCCACGTGCCCGGAAGTCGCCGGGTCGCCGCCCATCTGCGTCACCAAAAATTGAAGTTCTCGAGCGTAGTCCGCACGCTGAGAAGCATATTTCGCGAAAAGGGTCTTCAGCGAGCTCTCTTTCGCTTTCTCCGCGGATGTCCGAAATCCTTGCTCGCCGTCCTTACATGTCTCGATCAAATCGTTCAAAACGCTGCGTACATCTTTTTCTTCAGTTGCCATGTTCGTCTCTCCGGGTAATGGACCTGCGCACGCGCTCTTCCATGCGCCGCATGTTTACATTGAGTTGGAGACAACAATCCAACGGGAAGTTTCATCGATTGAACCTGTCTAGATACGGCCGAGGCTGGCCGCGAGGTGGATTGACCTAAGCCTCGTATCATTATTGTTATTCGGCCGTTGACAATTCGAGTAGCGCTTCGTGTGGACCACTTCCAAGCGGCGTATTGGCTTACATTGTTCGAGTGAGTTCTACTTGGTGACGCCGAGTGGATTGTTGGACATTCTCTCCGCGATTCCCGTTCGCACCGGGGGCTGCGCACTGGAGAGGAACCAGAGGTACAGAGATCGGATCGCCGCTTTCCCTCTAGGCGCGTGATAGCGCAAATATTGGGAACTCCCGAGTTCCACATGGTGTCTAATCCGCCATGC is drawn from Terriglobia bacterium and contains these coding sequences:
- a CDS encoding pirin family protein, which codes for MSIRPVKRLVRAKPTLEGAGVHLRRAFGFGNTSDFDPFLLLDDFRNDIPEDYMAGFPWHPHRGIETITYVLAGTVEHGDSLGNRGAIGSGDVQWMTAGSGIIHQEMPKGDPEGRMHGFQLWGNLPSSLKMTAPRYQEVKGADIPLITDDDGTGVRIVCGTFWGKTGPVDGVAADPIYLDISVAPGRRKSLPVETTRHAFAYVFAGSGKFCNASGPLAVPTEGVKWADTTPPSEADNRSLILFDRGDEVTVQAGEDGIRFLLVSGKPLGEPVAWYGPIVMNTQDQLRKAFEDLDRGTFLKPETSS
- a CDS encoding PA2169 family four-helix-bundle protein, whose product is MATEEKDVRSVLNDLIETCKDGEQGFRTSAEKAKESSLKTLFAKYASQRADYARELQFLVTQMGGDPATSGHVAGTLHRGWLNLKEALTKNEDKALIDECEAGEDAAVKSYREARGKGLPADVAAVVQRQASGVEEAHRTISDLKHGRTATAGSRL